A genomic region of Manihot esculenta cultivar AM560-2 chromosome 15, M.esculenta_v8, whole genome shotgun sequence contains the following coding sequences:
- the LOC110602664 gene encoding U-box domain-containing protein 21: MISTWRRRRAARHAEKQQQERDNGGDMELAIPKDFRCPISLDLMKDPVTLSTGITYDRENIEKWIESGNVTCPITNQVLRSLEPIPNHTIRKMIQDWCVENRSYGIERIPTPRIPVSSVEVLEIQAKFTVVCKRRDQVGCRNLVAKIKTLLKESERNKRCFLDNGTASVLSAAFEEFSRVSFRVNAVVLEEILSSLTLIFPLDGEAKSYLGSAASVDCLVWFLNGGDLSGRKNAVLVLKEVVSSDQRKLEALSAIEGVTEGLFKLIKEPICPSATKASLVTIYHMITSTPTNVKAIVKFVDMGLVSLLIEMLVDSDKSICEKSLAVLDGICSCDQGRKKASDHSLTVPVLVKKMHRVSDMATKFSVSILWKICKAEKRQEGGVVPVALQVGAFQKILLLLQIGCGERTKEKASELLKLLNPYRQRFECIDSSDFKDLKRPF; this comes from the coding sequence ATGATCTCTACCTGGAGGAGGCGGAGGGCGGCCCGCCACGCAGAGAAGCAGCAGCAAGAGCGTGATAACGGCGGAGATATGGAGCTTGCCATACCCAAAGATTTTCGCTGCCCCATATCTTTGGACTTGATGAAGGATCCCGTGACATTGTCCACCGGAATTACTTATGATCGTGAGAATATCGAGAAGTGGATAGAGTCTGGGAACGTTACTTGTCCCATTACTAACCAGGTTCTGAGGAGTCTTGAGCCGATCCCAAATCACACAATACGTAAAATGATACAAGATTGGTGCGTGGAGAATAGGTCTTATGGGATTGAAAGAATTCCTACGCCTCGAATCCCTGTGAGTTCTGTCGAGGTTTTGGAGATTCAGGCCAAGTTTACGGTAGTTTGTAAAAGAAGGGATCAAGTTGGGTGCCGGAATTTAGTGGCCAAGATCAAAACTCTATTGAAggaaagtgaaagaaacaaGAGATGTTTCTTGGATAATGGGACGGCTAGTGTGTTATCAGCTGCTTTTGAAGAGTTCTCAAGAGTATCTTTCAGAGTAAATGCTGTCGTTTTGGAGGAAATACTGTCGAGTTTGACGCTAATATTCCCTCTTGATGGAGAGGCCAAGAGCTACCTTGGCTCGGCTGCTTCCGTGGATTGTTTAGTCTGGTTCTTGAATGGTGGAGATTTATCTGGGAGAAAAAATGCAGTCTTGGTGCTTAAAGAGGTTGTTTCATCGGATCAAAGAAAACTGGAGGCTTTATCAGCAATTGAAGGAGTCACAGAAGGATTGTTTAAGCTGATTAAGGAACCCATTTGCCCATCTGCAACAAAAGCTTCCCTTGTGACCATTTATCATATGATCACATCAACTCCTACAAATGTGAAGGCCATTGTTAAATTTGTAGACATGGGTTTGGTCTCATTACTGATAGAGATGCTTGTAGATTCGGACAAAAGTATATGCGAGAAATCGTTGGCTGTTCTTGATGGAATCTGCAGCTGTGATCAAGGGAGAAAGAAGGCGAGTGATCATTCTTTAACTGTTCCAGTTCTAGTAAAGAAAATGCATAGAGTTTCAGACATGGCGACAAAGTTCTCTGTGTCCATTTTATGGAAAATTTGCAAGGCTGAGAAGAGGCAAGAGGGAGGTGTTGTTCCTGTGGCTCTTCAAGTGGGTGCTTTTCAGAAGATCTTGTTGCTCTTGCAGATTGGCTGTGGTGAAAGAACAAAGGAGAAAGCAAGTGAGTTGTTGAAATTGTTGAATCCTTATAGGCAGAGATTTGAGTGTATTGATTCTTCAGATTTTAAGGACCTCAAAAGGCccttttga